Proteins encoded within one genomic window of Thermococcus celer Vu 13 = JCM 8558:
- a CDS encoding pyruvoyl-dependent arginine decarboxylase: MSWTTPRRAFIGAATAEGGTKLNAFDNALLKLGIGNVNLVKLSSVIPAHIEWIDRVHDVPTGMLLPTVYAHIESDEPGMTISAALGVGISENNEGGLIYEYSGYCTREEAEEMVRRMVEEGFAVRGWKLAEFKVASASVTVREKPAAAIAAVVMFPY; this comes from the coding sequence ATGAGCTGGACAACGCCCAGGAGGGCCTTCATTGGGGCCGCCACAGCAGAGGGGGGCACAAAGCTAAACGCCTTCGACAACGCACTCCTCAAGCTCGGCATAGGGAACGTCAACCTCGTCAAGCTCAGCAGCGTGATTCCGGCGCACATCGAGTGGATAGACAGGGTCCACGACGTCCCGACGGGGATGCTTCTTCCGACCGTCTACGCCCACATAGAGAGCGACGAGCCAGGCATGACCATCAGCGCGGCCCTGGGTGTCGGGATAAGTGAGAACAACGAGGGCGGCCTCATCTACGAGTACTCCGGTTACTGCACCCGGGAAGAGGCCGAGGAGATGGTTAGGAGGATGGTCGAGGAAGGTTTCGCCGTGCGCGGCTGGAAGCTGGCCGAGTTCAAGGTCGCGAGCGCGAGCGTAACCGTGAGAGAAAAACCGGCCGCCGCGATAGCCGCCGTTGTGATGTTCCCCTACTGA
- a CDS encoding cation:proton antiporter, with translation MEIIGYIFVIIAFARLLAEVFERVGYPGFLGEITAGMILSALLVEMPREQTSLLAELGLFFLMISAGLEVTPEELHYGGKKTLPLYVVTYLVMLLVTLPFTGWRLNSDALIVASIISTASAPVVLRLRRFFGGDFLHVALSYAVISEIMSLFIVYVMVRLHEKPGSYLPVFETVLKDAIFIGILLYLNYVIGIRHKVMIIRFLRRLKSDEAVFGLFMVFSTSLAFISEEIGLHFSIGGFMAGLMMHSDMVGTKQYDRLTTIVSGVTYGIFAPIFFAWRGLNFETELSFVVVEFFVVVYSVRLLLSSVMVRHGSVPTSLARGAGIASFGVLGLLVGEIGFVSGVLSQHAYAIASLASVLGVFTSATLGRVINHYRYRAGEPLD, from the coding sequence ATGGAAATCATAGGCTACATCTTCGTCATTATAGCGTTCGCGAGGCTCCTTGCGGAGGTTTTTGAGAGGGTGGGCTACCCCGGCTTCCTCGGGGAGATAACCGCAGGGATGATACTCAGCGCCCTCCTGGTCGAGATGCCGAGGGAGCAGACCTCACTGCTGGCGGAGCTCGGTCTATTCTTCCTGATGATATCGGCGGGTCTGGAGGTAACGCCGGAGGAGCTCCACTACGGCGGAAAGAAGACCCTGCCGCTCTATGTCGTCACGTACCTCGTAATGCTGCTCGTGACCCTGCCCTTTACGGGATGGAGGCTTAACTCCGACGCCCTCATCGTTGCATCCATAATCTCGACGGCTTCGGCACCCGTGGTTCTTAGGCTCAGGCGTTTCTTCGGCGGGGACTTCCTCCACGTTGCCCTCTCCTACGCGGTCATAAGCGAGATAATGAGCCTCTTCATCGTCTACGTTATGGTGCGACTGCACGAGAAACCCGGGAGCTACCTACCGGTCTTCGAGACGGTGCTCAAGGATGCGATCTTCATTGGGATTTTGCTGTACCTCAACTACGTAATAGGAATCAGGCACAAGGTCATGATAATAAGGTTCCTCCGCAGGCTAAAGAGCGATGAGGCGGTCTTCGGTCTCTTCATGGTGTTCTCCACTTCCCTTGCCTTCATCAGCGAGGAGATAGGCCTGCACTTCAGCATAGGTGGCTTCATGGCCGGCTTGATGATGCACAGCGACATGGTGGGGACGAAGCAGTACGACAGGCTCACGACGATCGTCAGCGGTGTTACCTACGGGATATTTGCCCCCATATTCTTCGCCTGGCGCGGCCTGAACTTTGAGACGGAGCTGTCCTTCGTCGTTGTGGAGTTCTTCGTGGTGGTGTACTCGGTAAGGCTGCTCCTCTCGTCGGTTATGGTTAGGCACGGGAGCGTCCCCACGTCACTCGCACGGGGGGCCGGAATAGCGAGCTTCGGTGTCCTCGGCCTTCTCGTTGGTGAGATAGGTTTCGTCTCGGGGGTTTTAAGCCAGCACGCCTACGCCATAGCCTCCCTCGCCAGCGTCCTCGGTGTCTTCACCTCGGCCACGTTGGGCAGGGTAATAAACCACTACAGGTACAGGGCCGGAGAGCCGCTGGATTAA
- a CDS encoding ACT domain-containing protein codes for MRHYEIVRIRETGKVEIPRDYAYELGIVEGAYFLLEMDTDLNEVHMERIALPGKKLVEAELIVEDKPGVLAKISGLFGRHGVNILFSEAEELEGIGLAGIAAVIDVSGLKGTLEELKGELEGLNVVREVTLRPLE; via the coding sequence ATGAGGCACTATGAGATAGTCAGGATAAGAGAGACTGGAAAGGTTGAAATACCGAGGGATTACGCCTACGAGCTCGGTATCGTGGAAGGTGCATACTTCCTCCTGGAGATGGACACCGACCTCAACGAGGTCCACATGGAGCGCATAGCCCTTCCGGGAAAGAAGCTCGTCGAAGCCGAGCTGATAGTTGAGGACAAACCCGGTGTCCTTGCAAAAATAAGCGGGCTCTTCGGAAGACATGGGGTGAACATACTTTTCAGCGAGGCCGAGGAGCTTGAGGGCATAGGGCTGGCTGGAATAGCTGCGGTCATAGATGTGAGTGGACTGAAGGGCACCCTTGAGGAACTTAAAGGGGAGCTTGAGGGGCTGAACGTCGTGAGGGAGGTTACCCTAAGACCACTGGAGTAG
- a CDS encoding proton-conducting transporter transmembrane domain-containing protein, producing the protein MVAFPLLFAFITVILDTLRARKPLIKTSFLLGAAFPAGIFLMENGREEVVGGWSKVAGIEVGIGGVNAPLIAGELILFITVAFYSLSYFDFREKKTPKVLAVLLLMHAGLLGAFLARDFFNFYIYMEIASVSAFALVAFSGEKGAKRAAFKYLILSLLASYLFIFALGLVYMETGYLNVKLVAGTALPGRELNAALGIALTALIMKAGVFPLHFWLPDAHSKAPTPVSAMLSGAVVNAPAYGMMLLFSALPVGESLKTAALTVATASIFFGVVMMLLQAEAKRFLAYSTVSQMGYVLLGIGTLNFTGAAYYALAHSLAKGGLFLSVGSLGGKSRKLGEFGYRNAPMIAFSVLTLSLALGGISPLMGSHAKGLLSAGLPAAWGWVIQIGTLGTLVSLSKLNYHLSKGRAGKTGGVPLVCSLFLALTILFLGIYLGSRPKPVELIYIGLALVIFWALKRAGVLEKEPKGYTMEIGREVNVLTGFFVFFLLIMLLLQWS; encoded by the coding sequence ATGGTGGCATTTCCACTCCTGTTCGCGTTCATAACCGTCATCCTGGACACTCTACGGGCGAGAAAACCCCTGATAAAGACCTCCTTCCTCCTCGGGGCGGCTTTCCCGGCGGGGATCTTCCTTATGGAAAACGGAAGGGAGGAAGTGGTCGGTGGTTGGAGCAAGGTGGCCGGTATAGAGGTTGGAATCGGTGGGGTAAACGCCCCGCTCATCGCCGGTGAGCTGATTCTCTTCATCACGGTGGCCTTCTATTCCCTGTCTTATTTCGATTTCAGGGAGAAGAAGACCCCCAAGGTTCTGGCGGTTCTCCTCCTCATGCACGCCGGCTTACTGGGGGCGTTCCTGGCGAGGGACTTCTTCAACTTCTACATTTACATGGAGATAGCCTCGGTTTCGGCCTTCGCGCTGGTTGCGTTTTCGGGGGAGAAGGGAGCTAAAAGGGCCGCCTTCAAGTACCTCATCCTCTCCCTCTTAGCTTCCTACCTCTTCATCTTCGCCCTCGGACTGGTGTACATGGAGACGGGGTACCTCAACGTTAAGCTCGTTGCCGGGACTGCACTCCCGGGCAGAGAGTTAAACGCCGCACTGGGGATAGCGCTCACGGCCCTCATCATGAAGGCCGGAGTCTTCCCCCTCCACTTCTGGCTCCCGGATGCTCACTCAAAGGCCCCCACGCCCGTCAGTGCGATGCTCAGCGGGGCCGTTGTGAATGCCCCAGCTTACGGGATGATGCTCCTGTTCTCGGCGTTGCCGGTTGGGGAGAGCCTGAAAACCGCGGCGTTAACGGTGGCCACCGCTTCCATCTTTTTCGGCGTGGTTATGATGCTCCTTCAGGCGGAGGCGAAGCGTTTCCTGGCGTACTCAACGGTTTCGCAGATGGGTTACGTCCTGCTCGGGATAGGCACCCTTAACTTCACGGGGGCGGCCTACTACGCGCTGGCGCATTCTCTGGCCAAGGGGGGCCTCTTCCTGAGCGTTGGAAGCCTCGGAGGGAAGTCACGAAAGCTCGGGGAGTTCGGATACAGAAACGCTCCGATGATAGCCTTTTCGGTGCTGACGCTCAGCCTTGCCCTGGGCGGAATTTCACCGCTGATGGGTTCCCACGCCAAGGGGCTCCTCTCAGCTGGACTCCCCGCGGCCTGGGGATGGGTTATCCAGATAGGAACCCTCGGAACGCTGGTCTCACTTTCAAAGCTCAACTACCACCTCTCAAAAGGCAGAGCTGGGAAAACAGGGGGCGTTCCCCTTGTGTGCTCCCTCTTTCTCGCCCTCACCATCCTTTTCCTCGGTATTTACCTCGGATCAAGGCCAAAGCCGGTGGAGCTTATCTACATAGGTCTGGCTTTGGTGATTTTCTGGGCGCTCAAAAGAGCGGGAGTACTCGAAAAAGAGCCGAAAGGATACACAATGGAAATCGGGCGAGAAGTCAATGTACTCACGGGGTTCTTCGTCTTCTTCCTCCTGATAATGCTCCTACTCCAGTGGTCTTAG